One Bosea sp. 685 DNA segment encodes these proteins:
- a CDS encoding cupin domain-containing protein, translating to MGRLSWRWWSRNKNKSLDEAGLSSGRFEGEDRRQLLQALSAIAGGGALAAMPQPAGAKDSSELPPPKRVLTGRDAAGKSVFKSVDVTSKVVEIDSNPGLTFYELYMTEGVPRLTGQELDPMLQGTRAFPGPGGTMFRLISYPPKRPEGWKPPPGVTFASALGEMSEKIPRMGDHFEQGAPGMHTSDTIDYGVVVRGEMTLELDDGKIVHLRQGDCIVQNGTRHRWRNPLPEPCLMAFISVGGQRG from the coding sequence ATGGGCAGGCTCTCTTGGCGCTGGTGGTCGCGAAACAAGAACAAATCCCTGGACGAGGCGGGGCTCTCTTCCGGACGGTTTGAAGGCGAGGATCGGCGCCAACTGCTCCAGGCACTCTCCGCCATCGCCGGCGGCGGCGCCCTGGCTGCGATGCCGCAACCCGCGGGTGCGAAGGATTCGAGCGAATTGCCGCCCCCCAAACGGGTGCTGACCGGTCGCGATGCGGCTGGCAAGTCGGTGTTCAAATCCGTCGATGTCACCTCCAAGGTGGTGGAGATCGATTCCAATCCGGGACTGACATTCTACGAACTCTATATGACCGAGGGCGTGCCACGGCTCACCGGCCAGGAGCTGGACCCGATGCTCCAGGGAACGAGGGCCTTTCCCGGCCCGGGCGGCACGATGTTTCGCCTGATCTCGTATCCGCCGAAGCGACCCGAGGGCTGGAAGCCGCCGCCCGGCGTCACTTTCGCGAGCGCGTTGGGAGAAATGTCGGAGAAGATCCCTCGCATGGGGGATCATTTCGAGCAGGGCGCGCCAGGCATGCACACCTCGGACACCATCGACTATGGGGTCGTGGTTCGTGGCGAGATGACGCTGGAACTGGACGACGGAAAGATCGTCCATCTGCGCCAAGGCGATTGCATCGTGCAGAACGGAACCCGGCATCGCTGGCGCAACCCGTTGCCGGAGCCCTGTCTCATGGCCTTCATCTCTGTCGGCGGACAGCGCGGCTAG